In Rattus norvegicus strain BN/NHsdMcwi chromosome 1, GRCr8, whole genome shotgun sequence, a genomic segment contains:
- the Txn1l1 gene encoding thioredoxin-like, translating into MKQIKSLEAFQEALDASGDDSTVLDFPGPCCGPCRMTRFLSSLSELYSNVLFLDVDADDCWDIAANCGAKCMLIFNVSEKGSKAG; encoded by the coding sequence ATGAAGCAGATTAAGAGCTTAGAAGCTTTTCAGGAGGCCTTGGACGCTTCAGGAGATGACTCTACAGTGTTGGACTTCCCAGGCCCGTGCTGTGGACCTTGCAGAATGACCAGGTTCCTTTCATCCCTCTCTGAACTGTATTCCAATGTGCTGTTCCTTGATGTGGATGCGGACGACTGCTGGGACATTGCTGCAAACTGTGGGGCCAAATGCATGCTAATCTTCAACGTCTCAGAAAAGGGGTCAAAAGCTGGGTGA